The Haematobia irritans isolate KBUSLIRL chromosome 1, ASM5000362v1, whole genome shotgun sequence DNA segment TCAGTGCCCTCCTAGATCATCGTTATGCGGCGACCAATATCCCCGTGTGTCATTCACATACAAGAAATTGGTCACCGCATAAAATTGATCTATGGGGACAGTATTGTCACAGGAGTACTAGCTTTGTAACCAGGGTTATCTGATTACCGGAAAGTAGTGAACTACGCAATGCCAATCTGGACCTTACAGACAAGAGACACGTAGTGGAATAACATaagaatcacggcattcgagaaAGTTTGAATCGAAATCTAAATATTTCGGATCAGGgggttaaaaaatttgacaaaattttctttggtggcaaaggaaaaagagtaatgtttgtatgaatttatttcggcatatgccggctatcataaacgttttttcggaaggttcaagtgtgattcaccttgggtttagtgaactgcctgaatttattctgataattggttgatagttttgctgcgtgtagaagatgctgatgaggaatgtggtaattccgagccATGAGAACATGAGTTCAAACTCAGCCATGAGAACTGTTACATGGAATCCCCTCTACCTTTTAATtagtcattaaaattttttacttgaaatcctTGTTTGTAGCTCGGAGATCCTTAGAAACAGCAGTAGCCTGAGCGGATGAAAAGGTTAAAAAGAGGATTCAAAATGTCCTGAATGCAAGTACGCTCTATCGTCTTCTTTCCATCGTACCCTTCTTTTATTCCAGGAACTCGGTGTCTCTAACGAATTCCCTAATTTGTGTCCAGACCCTGTTTCCCAGATGAGCCTGGTCCCGAATCACCTCTTCATCGATATGGTTAACTTTTGCCGAAAGGTATGGCAGTGGCAAAGGTAGTTTTCCAAGGTCTCATCATCCTGAAAACATGTATGGTGCTATAGTTACCCCATCATTATTCTCACGGTCCCCTGACTATCGTCTtactctccttgagtagttcCCCAGTGTTTTTTTATCTGGATCACCCCATAGTATTCTCGTCGCCTTTCCGACCgttgcattggtccacatcgatgtaTGTATCTGCCGTGCTCATTCATAAAACTCGGCCCGGTTGCCTCTATTTCACTCTCTAAGTATTGCCAGTTCGTTTGCCtttattttgtatattattCCGGCACTCATATGATGTGGATCCTGTCGTATTCCGAGTATTCGTTGATGACGGTTTTGCATTTAAATACGGTTCGCGATCGAACAGTAATGTCTATTATTTCCCTATGGCAATTGgtgaaaatgttcacgttttGTGGCCTCGTGTTATTTCAGAGCCATTTAATACATTCCGTTATGGCACGCACTTCTGTCTGCAGGATTGTACTGTGGACCGGTATTCGGAATAGGATCTCGGTATCTGGCTCCTTCACATATACGACGAGTTGAGTTATTTCCCTCTAGTGTCTGTTCTGGGTAGAGTTGGGAATTATAGTTCCTTTAAGTGATCGCTCCTTATTAGTTCCGTTCCGCAATAGGAATTAGTTCCTATTGCTAGTTCCTTAGTTCCTTTTTCAATCTCGTTCCCCATGTCAGTGCACGCTCATTTTCTTATCAGAGTTTGATACACTACGTCTTTATAAACAGAAGAAACAACAAAACGGCTGATTGTTCAACGCACAAAAGGGAAAGATATAGCTGAATATATGTAGGGGAAAAGGTTTCAAACAAATCTAAAATAGGGAAAAAGGTAACAAACAAATCTGTCAATCATTTCACAGGCCATATAAACCCTGGGGGATTTTTGTCTATTACAAATTCCCAATAGGTTATTGctcgtaaaatttttacgaaagcaTAGTATTacgcctaaaaaaatggaactgTGGAATTAAAAGACCGAAAAAGCTGGAACTAGTTCTCGTAGATCCTTAAAATGATTAGTTCCAATGAACTAGTATCATCGGGAACTACCCAACTCTAGTTCTGGGGTCTCATTCTCCCAGGAACATTTTACTGGCGTCAGAATGTCACACTCGGCAGCCATGGTCACCTCAGGTATACGATAATGGATAGTTGCAGCACCCGCCATTTCTCTCAGCGTCTGCCTTATTATCCTTTGACGATTCCTCATGTTTCGTGATTTCATGCATTCTCACAACTTCTTCAATCTCATCGCAAACATGAAGGTTACGTTTTTGATTTGATATAGGTCTTAAATCTAGTATCGTCTCCAAGGCTCTGGTTGCCGCAGAGTAACAACTAacatcaaagagaagaaaagcaaaacagacaaaaaataatgtttatgtAAAATATAAACTAAACGTGATGGTTTACTTCAAttgtaaagtttatttcaaaaaataaaatctgtgtatataaaatattaagctCGCTTAAGTCCATGCCACTCGTTTCTTGCCAAATTTCGGTCGTACCGCTGTCTCAGATGTTACTACACGTAGTGTGCGCTGAGCATCTACACGTTTATCATCCAAATCTCGAGGAGAACTGGGCATACTCTCCCAAACATCTAAATTTAAGTCGCGGAAGGTATTGGAGATATTGTCTTCATACCGTTTACGTTGTGAAGCATTTAAGTTGCTGGTACTATGGGAATATCCTAAGGGAGGATGGGCATCCTTTGAAGGAACATAACTTCTAGGTGTAGTATTTGTTGTATCTGTGATAGTTAAGTTACAGCTGCGCGGTGAGCACGCAACTACAGCATGATTACAATCGGATATAGTTTCACGAGGTGATACAATACAAGGACGAGGTGAATCCTCTTCTTCCTTGATCAATTGCTTCAATTTCTCACCCGTATTTTCTATGGCATTTAAATGTGTATCACGTATATCGAGTAATTCACTTTCTCGTTGCAAGACATCATTCAAAAGTTTTCCCTTGGAATTACGTTCAAGATTCAAAAGATCCTTGAGTTCCTTATAGCGTTCGGAATTTTGTGTCTGCCAAAGATCCTCGCAACGATGGAGATTGTATTTAGCCTCAGACTCATACATAGCATCAATTTGTGTTAGAGTATACATTTCCGAATCAAGTTGTTTGGAGAGTTTCTCTTTTGTTGCAAGCAAGGCTTCAGCTTTACTGGCATAAGGAACTATTCTCTCCAGAATACTAATGCACAGTTTAATTTGATTGCGATAGACTTCGGAACGTTTACGCATGAATACTttgattttattcaaattatagGCACCTCCGAAATCGGCTTTCTGTTGCATGGCAGCATAACTTTCGTCAAgcaactcaatttctttttccaAATCTTCAATATTTTCCCGTAACATCTTCTCACTTTGCTTCAGAGTTTCACTTTCCTTTTGACGTTCTTGTAATTGCTCCATATGCATTTCATGTAAAGCTCGAATTTCGCGTATTTCCTTTTCCCGTATTTGTTGACGTTGTTTATGCAGCTCTTCTGCACGATTTTGCTCGGCTTGCAAACGTAGATCTCTTTCCTTTGCTTCGATTTCATCTTTCTCTCGTTCCAGCTGATTTTCCACCTGCTTATCCAACCAATTCAATTTGGCTATAACTTCATGATCATTTTTCGATTCAAATATAAGATTTGCATCATCTACTCCATGACGCCATTTACCATAGAGTTTAGCTTCTAATTCCAATTTACGTCGTATTGCCTGTTGTTCTTTGAGATTAACGTTGATCTTCTCTAAGGTTTTGGTACTCAAAGCTGATCTTGTTTTTCGTGATCTTTGTTTCTCTTtcatttccaaattaaattgctCTTTCTCTTCATCCAAGAGTTGAGCTAGCTTTGCTCTACGTTCGAtaagttgcttttgtttttctttctccTCCTTAGAACGTTGTAGTTTCTCTTCGGCTTGCTTGTAATATTCTGGAgtagtccaattttcaaaacgtGATGTAACTTTACCCCAatgatcaaaatatttattgactGCTTGTGTACGTTCAAAGTGCATGTGTTCGACTTCTCGGCGGCGAGCAAACATTGCTTGTAAATGTTGAGCTTTCATTTTTGTAAAGGCTCTACAAAGATAAGAGAAAAAGGGAGAAAAGATCAAATTAGTCCGTAAATATAGAGTagtacattataaaattaatgtagtacattataaaattaataacaaCTCCTAAGATTAATCAATACGCACAGAAATCGTATGCATATGTCTATAGCGAGTTATCGAGGTAAACGGGTTGCAGCAAATTAAATATGcgtgattttttaaatgtttgagaatcaatcgaagtattttccaTCGCTGGCCACAACTTTTTTCCATCTTTTTGGCAACATTAACCTATGCTATTTACACTCCGGGAAAATGGGACATACTGAAAATTAAGGCTACAGAATGAggtcataaaataaatatagtttCGGTATTGACTGATGCGTAAATTGCAATTCctatttatcagtgattgatagaagcgtagctgacgtgtttaCCGTCTGAAATCAAGTCTGGAAGAAAGCGTGCAAATGGGTTATACCAGCGGGGTGGATCCTTGATATCCTTCCGAATTTCCCCATGAAATCATAAAGGTTAGCAGATAATGGAGTCGAGATCcggaaagaaaaaaaagctgatcCCAGAATCCCGAGTTTCGCTAAGGAAATCAACCGGCTTGTTGCCACCCATAAGCGAGATAAATGGGCCAAGCATTCATAAACTCTCGAACCTCAAACGGAAATACAACATCTCTATTTCGTTTGGGGACTCCTGAGGACGATAACTGTCTGGAGAATGCGTTTTAACGACAACTTCTCGAGTAGCCCCAGACTGCCCTCTGTGCTGGTCAGCCAGGCGATAAATGCCGCCAAAAGTTCAACCGCAATTAGGTTTGGCTACGAGGATATTGAAGCACATTGGAGAGAAAGGTGCTAGGCTTCTAGCCCATACCTTCATTGTTTGTTTCAACACCCTCGAAATACCAGATAGCTGGAAAATAAGGAAGGTTGTTCCGGTTCTGAAACAAGGAAGACAATGATTCTTGAAGCAAGACAATGATTCTTGAAGCAAGATAATGATGCTTGAAGCAATTTTGCTGCCCTACTTCACAGGACACCTAATATTGGCAGAACATCAGCGTGGATTCCGCTCGGGTAGGAATACAACCTACAACcagtaggacaagcaaacatacgaaggtatgtgaacagaggctctccccaaggaggagttccatcacctcttctttggaatgttgctataaacaaccttccggtttcgctagaaaaagaaaggataaaagtggtggcttacgaagatgatgtggctctagcagtcaggggaaaattcccatccacaatcagagatattatacagagagccctccggatggctgagaaatgggcgaagaagaatggtcttggagcacatcctgcaaagacagaattagtcatgtactgcaaaggtcgcaaaactcccacggttaagcccatatccttagaggGTATTGGCGTTATTttcgacaggaagctgaactttaggcttaatattgaaacaAGGGCGAAAAAAGCCATGGTAGCTTTCTATTCGTGCAAAAAGCaataggaaacaagtatatacggccgtaagttcggccaggccgaagcttatgtaccctccatcatggattgcgtagaaacttcttctaaacactgccatccactatcgaattacttaagttgcggtaacgcttgccgatggcaaggtatcttaaaatctcctaacaccatcttctaaattgtatgtaagtccatacgtggtatatattaaatcaaaaaagatcgatccaatacgtatataattcagtttgacaaagtagacataaaattttgacaaaattttctacagaaataaaattttaacaaaattttctatagaaataaaattttctatagaaataaaaattttgacaaaattttctatagaaagaaaattttgacaaaaatttctacagaaataaaatttttacaaaattttctatagaaataaacttttgacaaaattttctatagtggattatttttggttcgagtggcaaccatgattatgaaccgaataaaatttgaacaaaattttctatagaaataaaattttgacaaaattttctatagaaataaaattttgacaatgatgaaaattttattatgaaccgaacaaaattttaacaaaattttctctagaaataaaattttgacaaaattttctatagaaataaaattttggtagattatttttggttctagtggcaaccatgattatgaaccgatatggaccaatttttgtgtgattggaccaattttggtatggttgttagcgaccatatactaacaccacgttcctaatttgaaccggatcagatgaattttgctcctccaagaggctccggaggtcaaatctggagaacgttttatatgggggctatatataattatggaccgatatggaccaattctggcacggttgttaaagatcatatactaacaccatgttctatagaaataaaattttggtagattatttttggctctagtggcaaccatgattatgaaccgatatggaccaatttttgtgtgattggaccaattttggtatggttgttagcgaccatatactaacaccacgttcctaatttgaaccggatcagatgaattttgctcctccaaggggctccggaggtcaaatctggagaacgttttatatgggggctatatataattatggaccgatatggaccaattctggcacggttgttaaagatcatatactaacaccatgttccaaattacaaccggattggatgaaatttgcttctcttggagacttcgcaagccaaatctggggatcggtttatatgggggctatatataattatgaaccgatgtggaccaatttttgcatggttgttagagaccatataccaataccatgtaccaaatttcagccggatcggatgcaatttgcttctctttgaggtttcgcaagccaaatctggagatcggtttatatggagtctatatataattatggaccgatgtggaccaatttttgcattgttgttagagaccatataccaacaccatgtaccaaatttcagccggatcggatgaaagttgcttctcttttaggctccgcaagccaaatgtggggatcggtttatatgggggctatatataattatggaccgatgtggaccaatttttgcatgattgttagagaccatataccaacaccatgtaccaaatttcagccggatcggatgaaatacgcttctcttagagactccacaagccaaatctggggatcggtttatatgggggctatatataattatggaccgatgtggaccaattttcgcatgattgttagagaccatataccaacacaatgtaccaaatttcagccggatcggatgaaatacgcttctcttagagactccacaagccaaatctagggatcggtttatatgggggctatatataattatggaccgatgtgaaccagtttttgcacggttgttagagaccatataccaacaccatataccaaatttcagccggatcggatgaaatatgcttctgttagaggctccacaagccaaagctgagggtccc contains these protein-coding regions:
- the LOC142220845 gene encoding uncharacterized protein LOC142220845, whose translation is MKAQHLQAMFARRREVEHMHFERTQAVNKYFDHWGKVTSRFENWTTPEYYKQAEEKLQRSKEEKEKQKQLIERRAKLAQLLDEEKEQFNLEMKEKQRSRKTRSALSTKTLEKINVNLKEQQAIRRKLELEAKLYGKWRHGVDDANLIFESKNDHEVIAKLNWLDKQVENQLEREKDEIEAKERDLRLQAEQNRAEELHKQRQQIREKEIREIRALHEMHMEQLQERQKESETLKQSEKMLRENIEDLEKEIELLDESYAAMQQKADFGGAYNLNKIKVFMRKRSEVYRNQIKLCISILERIVPYASKAEALLATKEKLSKQLDSEMYTLTQIDAMYESEAKYNLHRCEDLWQTQNSERYKELKDLLNLERNSKGKLLNDVLQRESELLDIRDTHLNAIENTGEKLKQLIKEEEDSPRPCIVSPRETISDCNHAVVACSPRSCNLTITDTTNTTPRSYVPSKDAHPPLGYSHSTSNLNASQRKRYEDNISNTFRDLNLDVWESMPSSPRDLDDKRVDAQRTLRVVTSETAVRPKFGKKRVAWT